The Mercenaria mercenaria strain notata chromosome 10, MADL_Memer_1, whole genome shotgun sequence genome contains a region encoding:
- the LOC123560552 gene encoding uncharacterized protein LOC123560552: protein MMYERIVPVLVSLIICLHHGVLASQCPDRASSVGKEFMFGVCGVPDTSQLYVYMASTSNTPAQVRITAPFNNYDSQHTVSNKTVVSLSTSLIQSESGRQFKGIEINSDIDISVSVIPYSSYYDTEGFLVLPTSALSTRYVAASYHPYSSYKNEILVAGIDGNTDVTFNYTTDGKSYTTAKVRLQKFQTYQLLVNHDLSGAVITSNKPIAVFAGSAYSQIPVGIGTYNYIVEQMIPTKYWDKQYIVPPFYPHNYYIVKVFADEDNTEIQYYNSTKHFAAYMDKGSFVEILLGSEPVVILSTKPVSVIQYFHDGENMYGNPFMTTVQGLGQYLSSYKFYTENFDSTTSTIAVTVKRNDSSGLILNGKSMSSWSAKTRNVSRPVEDYVTLFVNISYNTFYNIHHTGGIKFGATLYGRFHPYTAYGYPLQLALSNIECTTTTNIPGVIPSHHNNTNGGHHVYEIGNGTWCFQCENMSHLQYCDKVTRCHTQKEVCYIQRYTRSNNVQLYRSGCMPRNTCQSYGDQIDCQQCCNGSFCNVAGCGDDGLPSFQSRGPFCFDCEHQGADEVCQTIQMCRLDQVCKIETYEWGSGYHNIMGCADNQFCKAKREVRETHARHAPVCYHCCHSDFCNMNCTAAHFQQVVGMSPYVFL from the exons ATGATGTACGAAAGAATTGTTCCAGTACTG GTCTCTTTAATCATATGTTTGCATCACGGCGTTTTAGCGAGCCAATGTCCAGACAGAGCAT CTTCTGTTGGTAAAGAGTTTATGTTTGGAGTGTGTGGAGTACCTGACACTTCACAACTTTACGTCTATATGGCTTCAACGTCAAACACGCCTGCACAAGTGAGGATTACAGCCCCTTTCAATAACTACGACAGCCAGCATACGGTTTCAAATAAAACAGTTGTCAGTTTGTCTACTTCGCTAATTCAATCAGAAAGCGGGCGTCAATTCAAAGGTATCGAAATAAATTCGGATATTGACATATCAGTTTCCGTCATCCCTTATTCCAGTTACTATGACACAGAGGGATTTCTTGTTCTACCTACTTCTGCACTATCTACTAGATATGTAGCCGCATCATATCACCCTTACAGTTCGTACAAAAACGAAATATTAGTTGCCGGCATTGACGGTAACACCGACGTTACATTTAACTACACCACCGATGGAAAAAGCTACACAACAGCTAAAGTGCGTCTACAGAAATTCCAGACATACCAACTTCTAGTAAATCACGACTTAAGTGGAGCTGTTATAACAAGCAACAAACCAATTGCGGTATTTGCAGGATCCGCTTACAGCCAAATTCCGGTTGGCATAGGTACCTATAATTACATAGTAGAACAAATGATTCCAACCAAGTACTGGGACAAACAATACATCGTTCCTCCATTTTATCctcataattattatattgttaAGGTGTTTGCTGATGAGGACAATACGGAGATACAGTACTATAACAGTACTAAACACTTCGCAGCGTACATGGACAAGGGATCCTTCGTCGAAATACTACTTGGTTCAGAGCCAGTTGTAATCCTTTCTACGAAACCAGTAAGTGTGATTCAGTACTTTCACGACGGAGAAAACATGTATGGTAACCCATTTATGACCACGGTACAAGGACTTGGGCAGTACCTATCCTCGTACaaattttatacagaaaatttTGACAGTACAACTAGCACAATTGCAGTAACAGTAAAAAGAAATGACAGCAGTGGACTTATATTAAATGGAAAATCAATGTCATCGTGGAGTGCTAAGACTCGCAATGTATCACGTCCAGTGGAGGATTATGTCACTTTGTTTGTTAACATCTCATACAACACATTCTACAACATTCATCACACCGGTGGTATCAAATTTGGTGCAACATTGTACGGAAGATTTCACCCTTATACCGCATACGGATATCCATTGCAGCTTGCACTATCCAATATCG AATGTACGACAACAACCAATATCCCAGGTGTCATTCCGTCACATCATAACAACACAAATGGAGGTCATCATGTCTATGAAATAG GAAATGGTACATGGTGTTTTCAGTGTGAAAATATGTCACATCTCCAGTACTGCGATAAAGTAACACGTTGCCACACCCAAAAGGAG GTATGCTACATACAACGATACACAAGAAGCAACAATGTACAGTTATACAGGTCAGGATGTATGCCAAGAAAC ACgtgtcaaagttatggggatcAAATAGACTGTCAGCAGTGCTGTAACGGtagtttctgtaatgtagcaggATGTGGAGACGATG gCCTGCCAAGTTTTCAGAGTAGAGGACCATTTTGCTTCGACTGTGAACACCAAGGAGCAGACGAAGTTTGCCAGACGATACAGATGTGTCGTCTTGATCAG GTTTGCAAAATAGAGACATATGAATGGGGTAGTGGCTATCACAACATCATGGGCTGTGCTGACAACCAG TTCTGTAAAGCCAAGAGAGAGGTACGTGAAACTCATGCACGTCATGCTCCGGTGTGCTACCACTGCTGCCACTCTGACTTCTGTAACATGAATTGCACCGCCGCACATTTTCAACAAGTCGTCGGTATGTCACCATATGTTTTCTTGTAA